The Virgibacillus sp. SK37 region ATTCAACAGTTAGATCAGCAAGCGTATCTTTCAAATTCATTGCTTCCTCTTTTTCTTCCTGTTCCAACTGCTCTGTCTTACGTTGTTGAGCTTCTAATGCCTTCAGATTACCGGCCGTTGCTTCTTGTGCTAAATTATTTTTTAAAAGGTAGTTACGTGCATAGCCATCAGAAACATTCTTTACTTCCCCTTTTTTTCCTTTACCCTTCACGTCTTTTAATAATATTACTTTCATTCCGTTTCTCTCCCCTCGTAATACTCATCCAGTATATCTTTTAATAAATTTGCTGCGTCTTCAATGGTTGTATCTTCTATTTGAGTAGCTGCATTCGTCAAATGCCCGCCACCATTCATTTTTTCCATAATAACCTGCACATTCACATTACCTAAGGACCGTGCGCTTATTCCTATTCTATCATCTTTTCTTTCTGAAATAACGAAAGAAGCATCAATTCCACTCATGGTAAGCAAGGTATCTGCAGCTTGTGCTATTAATACAGGTCCATAAGCTTGGCCTTCTTCCGCCTTGGAAATAGCTATATGTCCACGGTACACTTCCGAGCGCTCCACTAATTTACTACGCTTTACGTAAATATCAAGATCTTCCTTCATAAATTGCTGGACTAATACGGTGTCCGCACCCTTAGACCGCAAATAACTTGCTGCATCAAAGGTTCTCGAACCTGTACGCAATGTAAAGCTTTTCGTATCGACAATAATTCCAGCCAATAAAGCCGTTGCTTCAAGCATTTTTAACTTCAATGCTTTTGGCTGGTATTCCAACAGCTCTGTAATCAATTCCGAAGCAGAGGACGCATATGGCTCCATATACACAAGGGTAGGATTTTCAATAAATTCTTCGGCCCTGCGGTGATGGTCAATGACAACTTTATACTCCGATAAGTGAAGTAATGGCTCATGTGCAACCATGCTAGGTTTATGTGTATCCACGATGACTACCAAGCTTCTGTTGCCTGTAATTGCCTCTGCATGATCTGGATCAATAAAATATTGCCAGACATCCTCATCTTCCTTAATTGCTTCTACTAATCGGTACACACCTGTATCAACATCATCCGGATCAAACACAATATGGCCCTCTACACCATTCGCTTTGGCGATATTTAAAATCCCAATTGCTGCACCTAAGGAATCCATATCCGGTGATTTATGACCCATAATAATGACATTATCACTAACCTTTACCAATTCCTTCAGGGCATGGGAGATAACACGGGCACGAACTCTGGTCCGTTTTTCCATCGGGTTGGTTTTACCCCCGTAAAATCGGACTTTCCCAGTTTCATCTTTGATGGCAACCTGGTCACCACCACGGCCAAGTGCTAAGTCTAAGCTTGATTGAGCTAATTGCCCAAGTACAGGGAGCTCCACATTGCCTGCACCCACTCCAATACTTAATGTCACAGGATTGTTTTGCTCACCGTTTAATTCACGTACTTCATCTAATATATCGAATTTAACTTTTTCCAGTTTCTTTAAAATTTCCTTTGTGCCAACCGCAAGAAATCTCTCCTGGGACGTTCTCTTCAAGTAAAGACCATAACTTTTCGACCACTCATTTAGAACCGAGGTTACTTGCGAGTTCAACTGACTCTTCGTCGTATCATCCATGTTTTGAGTGATTTCCTCGTAATTATCCAAGAAGATAATCGCAAGCACTGTTTGATCATTATAGTACAATGTTTGCAGCTCTACTTGGGAGGTGCGATCAAAAAGATATAGCAAACGCTCTTCTTTTTTTACGGTTGTCTGGAATTTATAGCCCTCCAGCTCGAACCATATCTCTTCTTTGTCCTCTTTAATCATCGGAATCAATTCATCGCCAAGTGAATGTAAGGACTTACCAACTAATGTATCGTCCTCGGCAAATTGATTCATATATGGATTGGTCCATTCCACCTTATAATCCTCATTATAAAGCACGATACCAAAAGGCATTTCCAGCAATGCCTCTTCCCCGACTTTTTTTATCCGATGAGATAAAGTAGTTATATATTTTTCTGCTTCATTTTGTAAAATAATCTCTGACCTTATACTGTAGTAGAAAGAAGCAGCAAGCAACAGGGTCATAATCAAGCCAAGAATCCATTGAAAATACCAAATCCCAACTAACAGGAGAATGGATAATAAATAAATCACCCATAAATGGCTCCGAAATGTTGGCTTCTTTTTTAGGTCTTGCATAAAATTCAGCTCCCTACGAATTGACGCCTTTTTTCTCTTCCATCACTACTCTTTCTTTGAAAGACGATCTCTTAACCCGAATCCCAAATCAATAATACCTAAAATCCGTACGAGATAGAAAAACAGCATAGGAAATAGGATCGTAAGTACAACAATTAGGATCGGAATCGCTTTAGACATATTCTTATGGTGTGCATAGTAAAAAATAAATGAAAATCCTTGAATTGCCATGAGGACTCCTGTTAACACAAGTAAGTTCTCTGCCGCTAAATGAAAAATGTTTGATTGCTCTGAAACGATAAGCGTGATAATCAAAGCAAAGAAATATACCCATATTAGCGATACAGGAAATCGCAAGTGGCGAAATGGCGGAAACTTAATCTCTTTATTATCCAACCGTCGAATTATTTTATAGCTTACCCATTGACTTAGAAAAGCTAATCCAATTGCAATTAGGGCAATAAATACAGGTAACAGATTTACAAGCATATCTAAAGAAGCTTCCAGCATTTCGCGAGCTTCCTCTGTCTGTTCACCCATTCCAAATTGTTCAAACGTATTTATCGTCATATCCATCGATTCATTCATCATACTCTCAAGTTCATTTACCCAATTCACACCAAATACATATTGGGTAAAGACAAAAGCAAACAGCAGACCAATAATGAATCCAAATGTTCCTCGTGCCCATGTCTCATATGGAGTCAATTGACGGTATATCGCACTTCCGATCATAATCCCGCCTAATCCCATAAGGAGTGTTATTGGTAATGAAAATATGGTAGCAAACAGGATAGATAACAACATGGAAACAGCCAGCATGATCAATGATGGCCGCCAGTCATAACGTGATGCATAGATCACAAATGGGACCGGCAATACAAACATTGCAAAAAAAGACAGAACAGGAACGAATACACTAACTAATATCAATCCAATGAAAATAGCTGTTAAAAGTGCCCCTTCTGTTAATCGTTTTGACTGATTCATAAAGCACCTCGACTACATTCTATATTTATGTCATTATAATATGATAACATGATTTTCCCCGAAAAGGGTGTCGAAAATGGTGGAAATAACTATTTTCCAGGGAATAAATTACCTTTTATAATATAGCGACATACAGTGCTCAGCACATAAAATTGTCATGGATTATTCATGGCTAAAGCAGTTTTTATTCACTCTTATCAATTATAATAGAAAGGGCTGCCAACTACAAAATACTATGTTGGCAACATATTAAATTTCTAGTATGTGGCTATTTTCTTGAGCACATATGCTGCAGCTGAAAGAGCTTCTTATTTTATTGATAACCAAAGACAATAGTTTAATTAATTATTATTTTTAAAGGATGAACCTCAATGATTTTTTTGCAAACGTTTCTCCATAGTATCAAACTGCCCTCCAAAAAGGCAACATTCTGGCTCAATCGGATTGGGATGGACATCGCCGTCATCTACATGTTTTTACTCTTGTTTATTGTCTCTGTGCCTTCCCTTGTTGACAGGGTGACATCTGCGGAGGGGATTAGTGCAGAATTAAATATATTCTTTCTGTTTATTTACTTTTTTATTTTCTATTACTTACCAATGACTGTTCTCGTTTTCATTATGATTTCTGTTATAGCTTATATTGGGACAGGAATAGCTAAGCTGATGGACCGAAAATTACGCTTCGCTATCCTTTGGAAAATGACGGCTTTTACAACAACGATTCCTTTTCTTTTATACACGGTACTTGCCTTACTATTCAAAGTGAATGATAGCTATCTCGGTTTATTTTTTATTTATTCCTTTGCATTTTTAGTTGCCATTATTTCTATATACCCGAAACGCAGAAAAAAGAATTGAAAATTGCTTTATATTGTTTAAAAAACCTTTCAAATATGGCTGTCTTGCCAGATTTGAAAGATTTTCTCTTTGGTACATTCATAGTAGGAGATAATTGCGAACTAGTTATTATGATTTTCTAACTTCGCTACGGGAAAATATTACGCTTTCCGCGGGCGGCCTGCGAGCCTCCTCGAACTTCACTAACGTTCCGTTCTGTGGGGTCTCGCTAGTCTCGCTTTTCCCGCTGGAGTCTACATATTTTCCCTCCGCTAGTATGCGTTAGTAATATCATAGTGATAATATATTTGGTCACAAAAAATAATTAATTAACACTAAATTTAAATAAAAGCATATACCAATTGATTGGAATGCAAGATGGCAATCTAAAAACGCCACGTCCTGTTGGCCCACGACTCCTGCCAGACTAGCATGAGACGATCATTTAAAAGTATTTAAGTAAATATTAATAGGATATTTTTAGAAAAGCTATTTACAGTACTATCAAGTTATCTCACATTTTATCTATTCTGCGAACCATTCAACTAGCCCAGCATACCTACTAAAAACATAAATAACCCGAATCATTGTTCATGATCCGGGTTACGTTTCAGTTATTTAGAATAACCTTATACTATTACTCTGCTACGAAAGGCAATAATGCCATTGTACGAGCACGTTTGATTGCTCTTGTAAGTTTACGTTGGTATTTTGCAGAAGTTCCAGTTACACGACGAGGAAGAATTTTTCCACGCTCAGAAATGAAACGTCTTAGCAAGTCAACATCTTTATAATCGATGTGGGTAATACCGTTTGCAGTGAAATAACACACTTTACGACGCTTTGCACGTCCGCGACGAGCTGCCATTTATATCACTCCTTCTATTTATTTACGCTTCCTTCTTAGAAAGGAAGATCATCATCTGATATATCGATAGGTTCCCCATTATTTCTAAATGGGTCCTCTTGAGGTTGATTTTGGTTTTGGTTCTGACTCGGTTGAAATTGGTTCTGGTTTCTGTTTTGCTGGAATCCTGATGCACCCTGGCCTCTATCCTGAGACGAGCCTTTTGATTCTAAAAATTGTACACTGTCTGCTACAATTTCTGTTACAAAAACAGTCTTACCATCTTGTCCTTCAAATGTACGTGTTTGTACACGGCCATCTACACCAATCATGCTACCTTTTTTCATGAAATTAGCGAGATTTTCTGCCGGTCTACGCCAAACGACACAGTTAATAAAGTCAGCTTCGCGATTGCCCTGCTGATTGGAAAAAGGTCGATTAACTGCTATGGTGAAGTTAGCTACTGCAACTCCGTTTGGTGTATAACGTAAATCAGGATCCTTCGTTAACCTGCCGACAAGTACGACACGATTTAACATCAGAACCACTCCTTATTATTGATCATCTTCTCGAACTGCAATATGACGAATAATATCATCAGAGAACTTAGCTAAACGATCAAATTCATTGATTGCTTTTTCATCACTGCTGAAGTTAATGATAACATAATATCCATCACGGTAATCATTGATTTCATAAGCAAGACGCTTCTTGCCTTTTTCATCAACTTTTTCAATCTCCGCCCCATTATCAGTTAAAATGCCATTGAAACGCTCAATCAAAGCTGTTTGAGCTTCCTCTTCCATGTCTGGGCGGATGATGTACATGATTTCGTATTTTCTCATCCGTTACACCTCCTTTTGGTCTTAACGGCCCCCAATATTTCATGAGAGCAAGGAGTAATCGTAAATTTAATTACTCACAATAGTGTATTATACCAAATCTTTTTTAAAATAACAAGCCTTCGAGAGATCCTTTTTTTACGTTATTACCCTTTTAATAAATATTCACCAATTGTTTGGCAAGGTGCTTGTACTTTTGCTAGTCACTAGACATTAAATCGGAAATGAATAACATCTCCATCTTGCACAATATATTCTTTTCCTTCCAAGCGGACTTTTCCTTTTTCACGAGCCTGGGCCATGGCGCCAGCTTCCATTAGGTCACCATAGGAAACTGTTTCTGCACGGATAAAGCCTCTTTCAAAGTCTGTATGAATAATTCCTGCTGCCTGTGGTGCTTTGATTCCTTTACGAAATGTCCATGCACGTACTTCTTGTTCTCCAGCTGTAAAATAAGTTGCTAATCCAAGTAGATTGTAAGAAGCTTTGATCAATTTATCCAGACCGGACTCAGTAATACCCAAATCCTCCAGAAACATTTCTTTTTCCTCTTGATCAAGTTCAGAGATTTCTTCTTCGATTTTTGCACAAATTACGATAACCTCCGCATTTTCCTTTGCAGCATATTCCTTCACCTGTTGGACATAAGCATTACCATCAGGATCAGCTACCTCATCCTCACTTACATTTGCAACATACAAGGTTGGTTTACTTGTTAATAAGTGAAGACCTTTTACAATCTTCCATTGTTCTTCTGAATATTCCAATGCACGAGCAGGAATTTCTTCTTCCAATCCTTCCTTTATCTTCTCAAGGACTGTCTGCTCTGCAACTGCTTCTTTATCCTTCTGTCTTGCTAATTTTTCTACTCGTTGGATCCGTTTATTAACAGTTTCCAAGTCTGCTAAAATTAACTCTAAATTAATTACTTCAATATCTTCAATTGGGTCAACTTTTCCTGACACATGTGTGATGTTTTCATCCTCAAAACAACGCACCACCTGACAGATTGCATCAACCTGGCGAATATGAGATAAAAATTGGTTCCCCAATCCTTCCCCTTTACTTGCGCCTTTCACAATACCAGCTATATCTGTGAACTCAAATGCTGTTGGTACTGTCTTTTTCGGCTTTACTAATTCCGTTAATTTATTTAAGCGATGATCAGGCACTTCAACAATTCCCACATTCGGGTCAATGGTAGCAAATGGATAGTTTGCAGCCTCTGCTCCAGCTTGTGTAATAGCATTAAAAAGTGTTGATTTCCCTACATTGGGAAGCCCGACGATTCCTGCTGTTAATGCCATGCAACTTTCACTCCTTAAGGATTTCATTCATATGAACGCGTTAGTCATCCTAATTATAGATACTTGCTTTCAAATTGACAAGTTAACAAAAAGCAAAAACAGGCACTATTCCAAGGCCTGTTTTTGCTTTTTCACCGACCAAATCTACGTTTTTAATCGTACTGCTTCTATCGTACCATTAAATCGTTTCTTTCGTCTATTTTTATTATTTATTTAGCTGCCTGTTTTAACGGATCATGGCTTGGTCCATTTGAGGATGAAATTCAAGCATAGGTAACTGGTTTCTTTACTCCTCTTCCGCCTTTTCGATAACCTTTTTAAGTTTTTTCGTGAACTCTCTTCGCGGAATCATAACACTATGGTCACAGCCTAAACATTTAATTCGGATATCCATCCCCATTCGGATGATTTTCCATTTATTTTCTCCACATGGATGAGGTTTTTTCATCTGTACAACATCATTTAGTCCAAAATCAGTTTCTGCCATAACGCTTTCTCCTTTTTTACTCTCATTATAACAAAAGTTATTGGCCACGCTCTCTGTTTTTGTCTAAAATATTATCTTTTTCATTTCCGGAATACATAACAATTCGTGGTGATGGTATTTCTATTCCTTCCTGATAAAGCTTATGTTGTATTTCCCTGCGGATGTTCCGTTCTCCTGCCCACTGAAAACCTGGAAGCGTCTCTGCTATTACTCTAATCACAAAGTGAGAAACATCCAGATTCTGTACACCGATAATTTCCGGTTTCCCTACAATAAAGTCATATTTATCTGGTAAGGTTTCCACGATTTCCTCGATGAGCGGCTCCGCTTCCGCCACATTGCTTTCATATGGAATATTTATATCTACAATAGATAATCCATTATGCACAGAATAATTTGTTACCTGTGTCACATTCCCATTAGGAAGAATATTCATTTCACCAGTCCAACTAAGTACCTTTGTAGTACGAAGTCCAATTTCTTCTACAGTTCCTTCTATTCCCGCTACTCCGACGTAATCACCTACAGAAAATTGATCTTCAAAAATAATGAAAAAGCCGGAAATAATATCCCGAACGAGATTCTGTGCTCCAAAACCAATAGCTAAGCCGGCAACTCCTGCCCCTGCTAGTAGAGCTCCAACTTGTAATCCAAGTACATTATCCAGAATCATCATAATTGCAATAAAGTAAACAACATATGCAATTACATTTTTAATTAGTTTCTTTAACGTATTTTCGCGACGTTCTGTAAGCCGGATTGGCCCTTTTTCCCGGCGTTTAAACAGCCTGTCAACCAACTTTCTGGATAGGCGCACAAATGCCAGGGCGACAATAATAATAAGAAAAATTTTCAATGCGGCAATTCCAATCGAAATCCATAGGTCTGGTGCTACTAAAAAGTCCCATAAATGGCCTATATCTTCATTTACTTTTTCTATGTCTTCACCTAAATCTACTTCGTTTTTTGCAGCCACTTTCATACCTCCTGTGTTCCCTGTTGCTTTTCTATAGTAATTCTATGTGTGTTGTTTTTTTTATGAGGTTGGACGGGAATCCGTTCTTTTCCATAATGGAAAAAGCAATAATCGGACCAATACATATAAATTTAGTATCCCATAGATCGGATACAAATAGCTTACCAAGGTTGAAAAGCCAAAGGCGGTCAATGGCAGCATAGTGATTAATGTTATAACAACAATGAGCCACAATGGTAACCGGAAAAATTCCTGCACCCTTGTTACAATGCCTAAAACACCCGAGGCTGCTGTTGTAAATATAGCAAACCATAATAAAACACTCATGAAAATAAGCATTTCCAATGGATAGTGCTTTAAAATGGCGAATAAAGGAATTTCATATACGAGTATCTCGTCCGCAATTTGTATAAGACTATTATTATATATATATGTAATAATCCCTAAAATCAAGCCACTTCCAACACATGCTATTACAATTTCACCTTTTGATTTCACCTTATTGCCAATTGCACCAAGTACAGCAATTAACGGTAAAATATTTAGTGCCGTAAAAGGAAATGCCGCTGTCCAATTTCGTTGCTCATGCCAATGTGAAAAAAGAGAAAGATTTTGATCATACGTAAACATGATTAATACAAATAACAGTCCACCTAATAACAGAGGCAACACAAATTGATTAACTGATAATAATCCATTTATATCCTTAATAAATAAAATAATCAAGGCAAATACCATAATACCTATTCCCCATATATACGGGAAATTAAACGCCCTTCCTGTTGCCCCACTCCCCGCAATCATTACGACAGTCGTTGTAAATAAATATAAAAAAATCATGACATCATATACCCCGGTTAATTTAAGTCCAACAATTTCCTTTAACACAGGCAAATATTGTGTTGATTTTTTTTTGTGACTTATATCCATAATTACCATACAACAAATTGAAAAGAAAACAATGAACAATAGAATAGCCAGTCCACTTTCATGCCCAAAAAATTGCCATAACTCCCTGCCTGATGCATATCCTGCCCCAATTGTTGTTCCTATAATTAAAAACATCCATTTCAGCCCCGCACGTATCATTACTTTTCCTCCAATATTTTTAGAATCCATGTATAGATTTTTGAAAATTTCCGTATACTATACCAATATGTTTTTGGAGGATAAGCTATGAGTCTTATAAATCGTTTCAAAAATAAAAATGAAAGTTTTCGTATGTATTACCAGGAAGCAGAGCTAAATACTTCCTTGGGAGAAAAATTAATCTCCTGGTTCCCTTCGGCTCCAAGAGATTATATTGTTGTTTTTATTGGAACAGACCGATCTACAGGTGATGCGCTTGGCCCACTGGCTGGCTCCCTGTTCTCTTCTCTCAATCCAAAACATTTAACCATCTATGGTACGTTGCATCAACCCGTGCATGCAACCAACCTGCAAGATTATCTGGATAAAATAAAATTAAAACATAGAAACCCCTTTATTATTGCAATAGATGCCTGTCTCGGCAAAAACACATCCATTGGTCAGCTGATAGCCGGGACAGGCCCAATCAGCCCTGGAGCTGCCTTAAACAAGCGTCTGCCCGATGTGGGAGATATTCATCTGACTGGAGTAGTTAATGTGAGTGGGTTTATGGAATATGCTGTATTACAAAATACCAGATTATCAATTGTAATGGATATGGCAACAAAAATCTCCGAGTTATTGGTATATATAGATCAGCGTCTTTGCTACCAACATGCCCAACCGGCAATCGTATTACCAATAAACAAAGAGAAGACAATGTAAGTGAGAAGGAAGTAAAATGGGCGCACCCCGCTTTAGCTAACAGCCTTATAAAAACGGTTCCGTTGCAAATGTTGGGGTCCAACGGTATTTTTATTATTCATAGTTGGATTAAAATGCGAACTAAAGTAGACTTATTTCTCTGTTAATGCAACAAGACTATATAACACCGCTACGGAAAAACACTGCGCTTATCGGGGGCGGCTGATGAGCCTCGGGCCAACACGATGTTGGTCATGAAGGCGTTGCGACAATGGTTTTGGTGGGGCGAGTATGCGCAGCCCCAGGACGTCGTGACTTTAGCCTTCCAGCCCCCTATACCGCATTCGGGGGTCTCACCTATGCCTCATCTCCCCCAGAAGTCTCCGTATTTTTCCTTCGCTAAGGTTTGTTTTTATAAGAGAAAATTAATTACTGGTACGTAATTCACTGAAAAATACATCCTTTAAGGGTTAGCAACACCAATTGATTGAAATGGAAGATGACGACTCCTGCCGGAATAGCATGAGCTGAAGACCCTGGACGGAGCGTAGCGGAGGAAGCGGCTGAAGCCATGCCGGCGGAAAGCGTTCATCTGTAATGGAAATCAATGGCGATAGATGATCGTCAAAGGTATCAAAATATATTTTAGTAGTGTACCTTTTAGAAAAAGCAATTTACAATACTTTCAGTTAAGTCGGAGTTTATCTATTTTCCGTATCACTGTATAACCCCAATATATTAGGGCCTAAAAAAGCCAGTCTCATTCTAATTATAGCTAAAAAATAGAATAAGTCTGGCTTTTTCAACAGCATTTTTTGCATGCAAATATGTATTTAAACGAAAAGCTGATAATTGTAATAAATAAAGGCTACAGTCAAGATAGATGGTAATAGATTCCCTATTCGTATATTGGTTATTTTTAATAGATTTAGCCCAATCGCCAGGATTAACAGCCCACCAACAGCAGTTAGCTCTACAATAAGGCCATTCAAAAACGCTTCTGGTAACCATCTATCTATTTGTGTTGCCAATAATGCAATTGCACCTTGGTATACTACTACAGGAACAACAGAAAAGATAACTCCATAGCCCAGTGTCGTTGTAAGTACAAGTGCAACAAAACCATCAATAACCCCTTTTGTAATTAGAATTTCATGGTCTCCACGAATCCCACTGTCTAATGCACCTATGACAGACATAGCACCAATAACAAATATAAGGGAAGCGGTGACAAAGCCTTGAGATACACTGAAGCCATCCCCTTTGTCACTGGCAAATTTGCTACCTATCCAAGAACCCAGACGGTTTAATCCTTCTTCCACATGTAATAATTCCCCAATTACAGCACCCGTCAATAAACTTAATAACACAATAATAATGACTTCGGTAGAAAACGCCATTTGCAATCCAATTAGAATGACAGCAAGCCCAATTCCATGCATAACAGTTTCTTTATATCTTTCCGGGATTTTTGTGAAAAATAATCCTAACAGACTTCCTACAACAATTAATACACCATTTACCAATGTTCCATATAAAACCATTCAACCCAACTCCAATTAATCAAAATCTGTGTAAGCCATTGCTATTTCTTCTATTGCATCTAGGAAAGTGTCTACTTCCTTTTCTGTATTATATATACCTAAGCTTGCACGGATAACCCCTTGCCCCTGTGTATTTAGAGTTTCATGGCCTAGCGGGCTGCAATGTAAACCAGCACGCACGCCAATTTGATAATGTGTATCTAAAATGGTTGCTATTTCTTGTGAGTTAACCTCTTGCACGTTAAAAGCAACAATTGGCATTTTCAGCTGATCGTCTTCCACACCATAACAGATAACTCCAGGGATTTTTTGCAACCCGGCTTCCAACCTTCTAATCAAGATTGTTTCACGTGGAACATTTTCATCTTTTCGCTTTTCATAGCATTCCAAAGCAGCATAAAGGCCAGCAATTCCTGGTGTATTTAACGTACCACTCTCCAGTTTTTCCGGTAACTGT contains the following coding sequences:
- the rplI gene encoding 50S ribosomal protein L9, with the translated sequence MKVILLKDVKGKGKKGEVKNVSDGYARNYLLKNNLAQEATAGNLKALEAQQRKTEQLEQEEKEEAMNLKDTLADLTVELKAKSGDNGRLFGSITSKQIAEALQKEHGYKIDKRKIELDEPIRALGYTTVPVKLHPEVSGSIKVHVSEK
- a CDS encoding DHH family phosphoesterase → MQDLKKKPTFRSHLWVIYLLSILLLVGIWYFQWILGLIMTLLLAASFYYSIRSEIILQNEAEKYITTLSHRIKKVGEEALLEMPFGIVLYNEDYKVEWTNPYMNQFAEDDTLVGKSLHSLGDELIPMIKEDKEEIWFELEGYKFQTTVKKEERLLYLFDRTSQVELQTLYYNDQTVLAIIFLDNYEEITQNMDDTTKSQLNSQVTSVLNEWSKSYGLYLKRTSQERFLAVGTKEILKKLEKVKFDILDEVRELNGEQNNPVTLSIGVGAGNVELPVLGQLAQSSLDLALGRGGDQVAIKDETGKVRFYGGKTNPMEKRTRVRARVISHALKELVKVSDNVIIMGHKSPDMDSLGAAIGILNIAKANGVEGHIVFDPDDVDTGVYRLVEAIKEDEDVWQYFIDPDHAEAITGNRSLVVIVDTHKPSMVAHEPLLHLSEYKVVIDHHRRAEEFIENPTLVYMEPYASSASELITELLEYQPKALKLKMLEATALLAGIIVDTKSFTLRTGSRTFDAASYLRSKGADTVLVQQFMKEDLDIYVKRSKLVERSEVYRGHIAISKAEEGQAYGPVLIAQAADTLLTMSGIDASFVISERKDDRIGISARSLGNVNVQVIMEKMNGGGHLTNAATQIEDTTIEDAANLLKDILDEYYEGRETE
- a CDS encoding YybS family protein, translating into MNQSKRLTEGALLTAIFIGLILVSVFVPVLSFFAMFVLPVPFVIYASRYDWRPSLIMLAVSMLLSILFATIFSLPITLLMGLGGIMIGSAIYRQLTPYETWARGTFGFIIGLLFAFVFTQYVFGVNWVNELESMMNESMDMTINTFEQFGMGEQTEEAREMLEASLDMLVNLLPVFIALIAIGLAFLSQWVSYKIIRRLDNKEIKFPPFRHLRFPVSLIWVYFFALIITLIVSEQSNIFHLAAENLLVLTGVLMAIQGFSFIFYYAHHKNMSKAIPILIVVLTILFPMLFFYLVRILGIIDLGFGLRDRLSKKE
- a CDS encoding DUF1189 family protein — translated: MIFLQTFLHSIKLPSKKATFWLNRIGMDIAVIYMFLLLFIVSVPSLVDRVTSAEGISAELNIFFLFIYFFIFYYLPMTVLVFIMISVIAYIGTGIAKLMDRKLRFAILWKMTAFTTTIPFLLYTVLALLFKVNDSYLGLFFIYSFAFLVAIISIYPKRRKKN
- the rpsR gene encoding 30S ribosomal protein S18; amino-acid sequence: MAARRGRAKRRKVCYFTANGITHIDYKDVDLLRRFISERGKILPRRVTGTSAKYQRKLTRAIKRARTMALLPFVAE
- the ssb gene encoding single-stranded DNA-binding protein — protein: MLNRVVLVGRLTKDPDLRYTPNGVAVANFTIAVNRPFSNQQGNREADFINCVVWRRPAENLANFMKKGSMIGVDGRVQTRTFEGQDGKTVFVTEIVADSVQFLESKGSSQDRGQGASGFQQNRNQNQFQPSQNQNQNQPQEDPFRNNGEPIDISDDDLPF
- the rpsF gene encoding 30S ribosomal protein S6, which encodes MRKYEIMYIIRPDMEEEAQTALIERFNGILTDNGAEIEKVDEKGKKRLAYEINDYRDGYYVIINFSSDEKAINEFDRLAKFSDDIIRHIAVREDDQ
- the ychF gene encoding redox-regulated ATPase YchF; amino-acid sequence: MALTAGIVGLPNVGKSTLFNAITQAGAEAANYPFATIDPNVGIVEVPDHRLNKLTELVKPKKTVPTAFEFTDIAGIVKGASKGEGLGNQFLSHIRQVDAICQVVRCFEDENITHVSGKVDPIEDIEVINLELILADLETVNKRIQRVEKLARQKDKEAVAEQTVLEKIKEGLEEEIPARALEYSEEQWKIVKGLHLLTSKPTLYVANVSEDEVADPDGNAYVQQVKEYAAKENAEVIVICAKIEEEISELDQEEKEMFLEDLGITESGLDKLIKASYNLLGLATYFTAGEQEVRAWTFRKGIKAPQAAGIIHTDFERGFIRAETVSYGDLMEAGAMAQAREKGKVRLEGKEYIVQDGDVIHFRFNV
- a CDS encoding DUF951 domain-containing protein, with product MAETDFGLNDVVQMKKPHPCGENKWKIIRMGMDIRIKCLGCDHSVMIPRREFTKKLKKVIEKAEEE
- a CDS encoding mechanosensitive ion channel family protein, whose translation is MAAKNEVDLGEDIEKVNEDIGHLWDFLVAPDLWISIGIAALKIFLIIIVALAFVRLSRKLVDRLFKRREKGPIRLTERRENTLKKLIKNVIAYVVYFIAIMMILDNVLGLQVGALLAGAGVAGLAIGFGAQNLVRDIISGFFIIFEDQFSVGDYVGVAGIEGTVEEIGLRTTKVLSWTGEMNILPNGNVTQVTNYSVHNGLSIVDINIPYESNVAEAEPLIEEIVETLPDKYDFIVGKPEIIGVQNLDVSHFVIRVIAETLPGFQWAGERNIRREIQHKLYQEGIEIPSPRIVMYSGNEKDNILDKNRERGQ
- a CDS encoding membrane protein, with amino-acid sequence MIRAGLKWMFLIIGTTIGAGYASGRELWQFFGHESGLAILLFIVFFSICCMVIMDISHKKKSTQYLPVLKEIVGLKLTGVYDVMIFLYLFTTTVVMIAGSGATGRAFNFPYIWGIGIMVFALIILFIKDINGLLSVNQFVLPLLLGGLLFVLIMFTYDQNLSLFSHWHEQRNWTAAFPFTALNILPLIAVLGAIGNKVKSKGEIVIACVGSGLILGIITYIYNNSLIQIADEILVYEIPLFAILKHYPLEMLIFMSVLLWFAIFTTAASGVLGIVTRVQEFFRLPLWLIVVITLITMLPLTAFGFSTLVSYLYPIYGILNLYVLVRLLLFPLWKRTDSRPTS
- the yyaC gene encoding spore protease YyaC, which codes for MSLINRFKNKNESFRMYYQEAELNTSLGEKLISWFPSAPRDYIVVFIGTDRSTGDALGPLAGSLFSSLNPKHLTIYGTLHQPVHATNLQDYLDKIKLKHRNPFIIAIDACLGKNTSIGQLIAGTGPISPGAALNKRLPDVGDIHLTGVVNVSGFMEYAVLQNTRLSIVMDMATKISELLVYIDQRLCYQHAQPAIVLPINKEKTM